A region of Struthio camelus isolate bStrCam1 chromosome 30, bStrCam1.hap1, whole genome shotgun sequence DNA encodes the following proteins:
- the DCST1 gene encoding E3 ubiquitin-protein ligase DCST1: MCGLAGVTALGWATSPHFRCASLLVAPKFVGKEGRVYVLSYALAAIYDAGGTAPEPALRVPGPVANVRHNLDEVIRSVGCVTELQVNQSHQLWQVSTAPLHALMEDMVRSGRTLDAETQNISRAFVGLNEEVASEAGYDLRQGRRAAPPPALSTQKLYEMKTKLRCKYVIDLAMQRCRDWFNTKHQACMEHVVVPLISHLLCLPMKFKFLCHVVKVMHAWCWEKIPVEGNFGKMYDMVNRSVNNLSQDFSAQLVFQEEHRDMLLGANASREQLVEEVTSHVRQHSARLGRAVSFFRLLLSCTVLLVFFSAFSYTKHYVQDISFDNLYITTYFRQIDARRRKQDKRTLLPLRRAEVSAVIFPCRVAMQPLELQNMVVELLQCIPPLLLLLLTWGLDRVLFTMLSIIRQHSFVQYSFRSSHHLEVQVMGTSLMARLLRSTIGALNTSSYVELESSNFACLPQPRGMTTQDYVASCLPLGLLALLCLAQGYTYRLRRVIAAFYFPKGTSLLEWCCRRWPPLRRFLRRYCVVCGEPETPRCRLCPAPACGAVYCGPCWRDVGGACLACTAGDRGLSEESSEEHMAYAA, encoded by the exons CCGGCGGGACGGCGCCTGAGCCGGCGCTGCGCGTGCCAGGGCCGGTGGCCAACGTGCGGCACAACCTGGACGAGGTGATCCGCTCGGTGGGCTGCGTGACGGAGCTGCAGGTCAACCAGAGCCACCAGCTCTGGCAGGTGTCGACGGCCCCGCTGCACGCCCTGATGGAGGACATGGTG cggaGCGGGCGGACGCTCGACGCCGAGACGCAGAACATCTCGCGTGCCTTCGTGGGGCTCAACGAGGAGGTGGCCAGCGAGGCAGGCTACGACctgcgccagggccggcgggcagcccccccgccggccctCAGCACCCAGAAGCTGTATGAGATGAAAACCAAACTGCGCTGCAAAT ATGTGATCGACTTGGCCATGCAGCGGTGCCGGGACTGGTTCAACACGAAGCACCAGGCCTGCATGGAGCACGTCGTTGTGCCCCTCATCAGCCACCTCCTCTGCCTGCCCATGAAGTTCAAGTTCCTCTGCCACGTCGTCAAGG tcATGCATGCCTGGTGCTGGGAAAAGATCCCCGTGGAGGGCAACTTCGGGAAGATGTACGACATGGTGAACAGATCCGTCAACAACCTCAGCCAGGACTTCAGCGCCCAGCTGGTCTTCCAG GAGGAGCACCGCGACATGCTGCTCGGCGCCAACGCCTCGCGGGAGCAGCTCGTGGAGGAGGTGACCTCGCACGTGCGGCAGCACAGCGCCCGCCTGGGCAGGGCCGTCTCCTTCTTCCgcctgctgctctcctgcaccGTCCTCCTCGTCTTCTTCTC GGCTTTCTCCTACACTAAGCACTACGTCCAGGACATCTCCTTCGACAACCTCTACATCACCACCTACTTCCGCCAAATCGACGCCCGCCGCAGAAAGCag GACAAGCGGACGCTGCTGCCCCTGCGCCGGGCAGAGGTCTCCGCCGTGATCTTCCCCTGCCGCGTGGCCATGCAGCCGCTCGAGCTGCAGAACATG gtggtggagctgctgcagtgcaTCCCGCCCCTGCTGTTGCTGCTCCTCACCTGGGGGCTGGACCGCGTGCTCTTCACCATGCTCAGCATCATCCGGCAGCACTCCTTCGTGCAGTACTCCTTCCGCA gcagccACCACCTGGAGGTGCAGGTGATGGGCACGTCGCTGATGGCTCGGCTCCtgcgaagcaccatcggggcctTGAACACGTCCTCCTACGTCGAACTGGAGTCGTCCAACTTCG CCTGCCTGCCGCAGCCCCGGGGCATGACGACCCAGGACTACGTGGCCAGCTGCCTGCCGCTGGGCCTGCTGGCGCTGCTGTGCCTGGCCCAGGGCTACACGTACCGCCTGCGCCGCGTCATCGCCGCCTTCTACTTCCCCAAG GGCACGTCCCTGCTGGAGTGGTGCTGCCGGCGCTGGCCGCCCCTGCGCCGCTTCCTGCGCCGGTACTGCGTGGTGTGCGGGGAGCCCGAGACGCCGCGCTGCCGGCTCTGCCCGGCGCCCGCCTGCGGCGCCGTGTACTGCGGGCCGTGCTGGAGGGACGTGGGAGGCGCGTGCCTGGCCTGCACCGCCGGGGACCGCGGCCTCTCCGAGGAGAGCAGCGAGGAGCACATGGCGTACGCGGCTTGA